A genomic segment from Brevundimonas mediterranea encodes:
- the nirK gene encoding copper-containing nitrite reductase — MRPHPLARLAALVALAAGQAAAQTPAADIVRRADDLPAPLTAKSPRTHQVRLEAIERDGALSDGQTYRYWTFNGRTPGPFLRVRVGDRIELTLANAADSQMMHNIDLHAVTGPGGGGGVTRVYPGESASFRFKALAPGLYVYHCAEAMAAQHIANGMYGLILVEPEGGLPPVDHEFYVMQGEIYAEADGEGRLIEDLDRLLEERPSHYVMNGAVRGLTGERRMRVRVGDTARLYFGVGGPNKTASLHLIGEIMDRVYPNAALTDAPLHNVQTVSVPPGGATVVEFTFQVPGDYALVDHALTRVDLGALAVIQAEGPSSPEVFDGRDPHGPHSH, encoded by the coding sequence ATGCGCCCTCATCCCCTGGCTCGACTGGCCGCGCTCGTCGCCCTAGCGGCGGGGCAGGCCGCAGCCCAGACGCCCGCCGCGGACATCGTCCGTCGCGCCGACGACCTGCCGGCCCCGCTCACGGCCAAATCCCCGCGGACGCATCAGGTGCGGTTGGAGGCGATTGAGCGTGACGGCGCGCTGTCGGACGGACAGACCTATCGCTATTGGACCTTCAACGGTCGTACGCCCGGCCCCTTTTTAAGGGTGCGCGTCGGCGACAGGATCGAACTGACCCTCGCCAACGCCGCCGACAGTCAGATGATGCACAATATCGATCTGCACGCCGTGACCGGGCCGGGAGGCGGGGGCGGGGTCACGCGGGTCTATCCCGGCGAGAGCGCCAGCTTCCGCTTCAAGGCCCTGGCGCCGGGCCTCTATGTCTATCATTGCGCCGAGGCGATGGCGGCCCAGCACATCGCCAACGGCATGTACGGCCTGATCCTGGTGGAGCCCGAAGGCGGACTGCCGCCGGTCGATCATGAATTCTATGTCATGCAGGGCGAAATCTACGCCGAGGCGGACGGCGAGGGCCGTCTGATCGAGGATCTGGATCGGCTTCTGGAGGAGCGGCCGTCGCATTACGTGATGAACGGCGCGGTGCGCGGCCTGACGGGCGAGCGTCGCATGCGGGTGCGGGTGGGCGACACCGCCCGCCTCTATTTCGGGGTCGGCGGTCCCAACAAGACCGCCAGCCTGCATCTGATCGGCGAGATCATGGATCGCGTCTATCCCAACGCCGCCTTGACGGACGCCCCCTTGCACAATGTCCAAACCGTCAGCGTGCCGCCTGGCGGCGCGACCGTCGTCGAGTTCACCTTCCAGGTACCCGGAGACTACGCCCTGGTCGATCACGCCCTGACCCGGGTCGATCTCGGCGCCTTGGCGGTCATCCAAGCCGAAGGTCCGTCGTCGCCCGAGGTGTTCGACGGACGAGACCCGCACGGCCCTCACAGTCACTGA
- the hemN gene encoding oxygen-independent coproporphyrinogen III oxidase — protein MSTSLPKAWMTHARRTLPRYTSYPTAVALRPGTLEEVETWLIADEGESLSVYVHIPFCDRLCWYCGCHTSIVSDYERVAAFQAQLLREIALWAERPGVRRGVVRHLHFGGGSPNILRPADFVAVVDRLRSIFRFAPDAEVAVELDPARLEIGFIAGLAQAGVTRVSLGVQTFDPAVQVRVNRPQPYAQVAEAVEELRRAGIAGVNFDLMYGLPGQTPDNVAETADLAAGLAPDRLAVFGYAHVPWLKKHQSMIAETELADAAGRWAQAGAAHDRLVSAGYEAIGLDHYARPDDRLSRALAQGGLRRNFQGYTDDPARVLVPLGPSAIGQWPTGLVQNAADARVWRQAISDGRLPVARILPLTSEDRLRGAVIEALMTGLSADVDQISQNHGQSSDHLDACLDRLREAADAGLCRIDGRRVWIPDAARRLVRTVAAAFDAAGEPPQRHAPAV, from the coding sequence ATGTCGACCTCCCTGCCTAAGGCCTGGATGACGCATGCCCGTCGGACCCTGCCGCGCTACACCAGCTATCCCACCGCAGTCGCTCTGCGGCCCGGGACGCTCGAAGAAGTCGAGACTTGGTTGATCGCGGATGAGGGGGAGAGCCTCTCGGTCTATGTCCACATCCCCTTCTGCGATCGACTGTGCTGGTACTGCGGCTGCCACACCAGCATTGTCTCGGACTATGAGCGGGTGGCGGCCTTCCAGGCCCAGTTGTTGCGGGAGATCGCGCTCTGGGCCGAACGGCCCGGGGTGCGGCGCGGGGTTGTGCGCCATCTGCATTTCGGCGGCGGCAGCCCCAACATCCTGCGGCCTGCGGATTTCGTCGCCGTCGTGGACCGGCTGAGGTCGATCTTCCGCTTCGCGCCCGACGCGGAGGTGGCGGTCGAACTCGACCCGGCCCGACTGGAGATCGGTTTCATCGCGGGCCTCGCGCAAGCCGGGGTCACGCGGGTAAGCCTTGGGGTTCAGACCTTCGACCCGGCGGTCCAGGTGCGGGTCAATCGACCGCAGCCCTATGCTCAGGTGGCTGAGGCCGTCGAGGAATTGCGGCGCGCAGGGATCGCGGGCGTCAATTTCGATCTGATGTATGGCCTGCCCGGTCAGACGCCGGACAATGTGGCCGAGACGGCGGACCTGGCGGCGGGGCTCGCGCCCGACCGACTCGCCGTCTTCGGCTATGCGCATGTGCCCTGGTTGAAGAAGCACCAGAGCATGATCGCCGAGACCGAACTCGCCGACGCCGCCGGACGTTGGGCCCAAGCCGGGGCGGCCCACGACCGACTGGTCTCGGCCGGTTACGAGGCGATCGGTCTGGACCACTACGCGCGTCCCGACGATCGTCTGTCGCGCGCCCTGGCGCAGGGCGGGCTGCGGCGCAATTTCCAAGGCTATACCGACGATCCCGCGCGGGTGCTCGTGCCGCTGGGGCCGTCGGCCATCGGTCAGTGGCCGACGGGACTGGTGCAAAACGCCGCGGATGCGCGGGTCTGGCGGCAGGCGATCTCCGATGGCCGGCTGCCGGTCGCACGGATACTGCCCCTGACATCCGAGGATCGGCTTCGGGGGGCGGTGATCGAAGCCCTGATGACCGGGCTGTCGGCGGATGTCGATCAGATTTCCCAGAACCACGGGCAGTCTTCCGATCACCTCGACGCCTGTCTGGACCGGCTTCGGGAGGCGGCGGACGCGGGCTTGTGCCGGATCGACGGGCGGCGCGTCTGGATCCCGGACGCGGCGCGGCGGCTGGTTCGCACCGTCGCGGCGGCGTTCGACGCGGCGGGCGAGCCGCCGCAACGCCATGCGCCGGCGGTTTGA